From the Zonotrichia albicollis isolate bZonAlb1 chromosome Z, bZonAlb1.hap1, whole genome shotgun sequence genome, one window contains:
- the NUDT2 gene encoding bis(5'-nucleosyl)-tetraphosphatase [asymmetrical], translating into MAVRACGLIIFRRLQPAPSSKVADSIEYLLLQTSYGSHHWTPPKGHVDPGEDDLQTAFRETQEEAGLQASQLTLIEGYKKELHYPVHGKPKTVVYWLAEMKDCNTEIKLSEEHQAFRWLKLEDACKFAEYEDMQAMLKEVHQFLCSRE; encoded by the exons ATGGCTGTGAGAGCTTGTGGCTTGATCATCttcaggaggctgcagccagcaccgTCCTCTAAGGTCGCTGACAGCATCGAGTACCTCCTGCTGCAGACATCCTACGGGAGCCACCACTGGACCCCACCCAAAG gccacgtggacCCTGGGGAGGATGACCTGCAGACAGCCTTCCGGGAAACGCAGGAGGAGGCAGGCCTGCAGGCCAGCCAGCTCACCCTCATCGAGGGCTACAAGAAGGAGCTGCACTACCCTGTCCACGGCAAGCCCAAGACCGTCGTGTACTGGCTGGCAGAAATGAAGGACTGCAACACAGAAATCAAGCTGTCAGAGGAGCACCAAGCCTTCCGGTGGCTGAAGCTGGAGGATGCCTGCAAATTTGCAGAATATGAGGACATGCAAGCAATGCTGAAGGAAGTGCATCAGTTTCTGTGCTCCAGAGAATAA
- the LOC102071963 gene encoding uncharacterized protein LOC102071963 isoform X3, which translates to MGTIVSLHTGRCLSAHRMRQNALVKLEPCGDWERQAWSCSRKGHLTLQSLGFHLGTKEGGHKVFVSREKDKFSRWKTLADETVCAAARTAAGRPSKPTPQALDTRVWIYETKTIDSSKIDAVDRESSVSLTDPPLANKFNSTVSPAKTKQAQLPANEDPSHNHSKKHGNRGKNTGARLAGTNWKTAMLVLSPLAFILGLIILTLNVHYNKKKKILSALKSSPAHSSRADLREPAPLRRGIHPQPRLPPSRSPSLRRGEILIEWKDGTVTPLFDNINYQVD; encoded by the exons ATGGGCACCATCGTCAGCCTGCACACGGGGCGCTGCCTGTCGGCACACAGGATGCGCCAGAACGCCCTGGTCAAGCTGGAGCCCTGCGGAGACTGGGAACGCCAGGCATGgtcctgcagcaggaagggacaTTTGACTCTGCAGAGCTTGGGCTTCCACCTTGGCACCAAGGAGGGAGGCCACAAGGTGTTTGTCTCGAGGGAGAAGGACAAGTTCAGCAGGTGGAAGACGCTGGCAGATGAAACCGTCTGTGCTGCTGCCCGGACAGCAGCTGGGAGACCCAGCAAACCAACACCACAAGCTCTAGACACACGAGTGTGGATCTATGAAA CTAAAACCATTGATTCGTCAAAGATCGATGCTGTGGACAGAGAGTCTTCTGTGAGCTTGACTGACCCCCCTCTGGCTAACAAGTTCAACAGCACAGTGTCTCCAGCAAAGACCAaacaggcacagctcccagcaaaTGAGG ATCCATCCCACAACCACTCCAAGAAACATGGAAATCGGGGGAAAAACACTGGGGCCAGGCTTGCAG GCACAAACTGGAAGACAGCCATGCTGGTCCTCAGCCCCCTGGCTTTCATACTGGGATTAATAATACTGACACTCAATGTTCACTACAACAA GAAGAAGAAGATCCTCTCTGCTCTGAAGAGCTCTCCCGCCCACAGCAGCCGAGCTGATTTACGGGAGCCGGCCCCTCTGCGCAGAGGGATCCATCCCCAGCCGCGCCTGCCGCCATCCCGCTCCCCCTCACTGAGGCGGGGAGAGATCCTCATCGAGTGGAAAGACGGGACTGTCACTCCTCTTTTTGACAACATCAATTACCAAGTGGACTAG
- the LOC102071963 gene encoding uncharacterized protein LOC102071963 isoform X1 gives MELFRLSLGCICLLPWLEVAEGQGFLIRNTRLEKCIRASQETNSISLASCKEHSQQQRWGWDPDMGTIVSLHTGRCLSAHRMRQNALVKLEPCGDWERQAWSCSRKGHLTLQSLGFHLGTKEGGHKVFVSREKDKFSRWKTLADETVCAAARTAAGRPSKPTPQALDTRVWIYETKTIDSSKIDAVDRESSVSLTDPPLANKFNSTVSPAKTKQAQLPANEDPSHNHSKKHGNRGKNTGARLAGTNWKTAMLVLSPLAFILGLIILTLNVHYNKKKKILSALKSSPAHSSRADLREPAPLRRGIHPQPRLPPSRSPSLRRGEILIEWKDGTVTPLFDNINYQVD, from the exons TAGCAGAGGGACAAGGCTTCCTCATAAGGAACACCCGGCTGGAAAAGTGCATCCGTGCCTCCCAGGAGACCAACAGCATCAGCCTGGCCAGCTGCAAGGAGcactcccagcagcagaggtggggctgGGACCCCGACATGGGCACCATCGTCAGCCTGCACACGGGGCGCTGCCTGTCGGCACACAGGATGCGCCAGAACGCCCTGGTCAAGCTGGAGCCCTGCGGAGACTGGGAACGCCAGGCATGgtcctgcagcaggaagggacaTTTGACTCTGCAGAGCTTGGGCTTCCACCTTGGCACCAAGGAGGGAGGCCACAAGGTGTTTGTCTCGAGGGAGAAGGACAAGTTCAGCAGGTGGAAGACGCTGGCAGATGAAACCGTCTGTGCTGCTGCCCGGACAGCAGCTGGGAGACCCAGCAAACCAACACCACAAGCTCTAGACACACGAGTGTGGATCTATGAAA CTAAAACCATTGATTCGTCAAAGATCGATGCTGTGGACAGAGAGTCTTCTGTGAGCTTGACTGACCCCCCTCTGGCTAACAAGTTCAACAGCACAGTGTCTCCAGCAAAGACCAaacaggcacagctcccagcaaaTGAGG ATCCATCCCACAACCACTCCAAGAAACATGGAAATCGGGGGAAAAACACTGGGGCCAGGCTTGCAG GCACAAACTGGAAGACAGCCATGCTGGTCCTCAGCCCCCTGGCTTTCATACTGGGATTAATAATACTGACACTCAATGTTCACTACAACAA GAAGAAGAAGATCCTCTCTGCTCTGAAGAGCTCTCCCGCCCACAGCAGCCGAGCTGATTTACGGGAGCCGGCCCCTCTGCGCAGAGGGATCCATCCCCAGCCGCGCCTGCCGCCATCCCGCTCCCCCTCACTGAGGCGGGGAGAGATCCTCATCGAGTGGAAAGACGGGACTGTCACTCCTCTTTTTGACAACATCAATTACCAAGTGGACTAG
- the LOC102071963 gene encoding uncharacterized protein LOC102071963 isoform X2, which yields MELFRLSLGCICLLPWLEAEGQGFLIRNTRLEKCIRASQETNSISLASCKEHSQQQRWGWDPDMGTIVSLHTGRCLSAHRMRQNALVKLEPCGDWERQAWSCSRKGHLTLQSLGFHLGTKEGGHKVFVSREKDKFSRWKTLADETVCAAARTAAGRPSKPTPQALDTRVWIYETKTIDSSKIDAVDRESSVSLTDPPLANKFNSTVSPAKTKQAQLPANEDPSHNHSKKHGNRGKNTGARLAGTNWKTAMLVLSPLAFILGLIILTLNVHYNKKKKILSALKSSPAHSSRADLREPAPLRRGIHPQPRLPPSRSPSLRRGEILIEWKDGTVTPLFDNINYQVD from the exons CAGAGGGACAAGGCTTCCTCATAAGGAACACCCGGCTGGAAAAGTGCATCCGTGCCTCCCAGGAGACCAACAGCATCAGCCTGGCCAGCTGCAAGGAGcactcccagcagcagaggtggggctgGGACCCCGACATGGGCACCATCGTCAGCCTGCACACGGGGCGCTGCCTGTCGGCACACAGGATGCGCCAGAACGCCCTGGTCAAGCTGGAGCCCTGCGGAGACTGGGAACGCCAGGCATGgtcctgcagcaggaagggacaTTTGACTCTGCAGAGCTTGGGCTTCCACCTTGGCACCAAGGAGGGAGGCCACAAGGTGTTTGTCTCGAGGGAGAAGGACAAGTTCAGCAGGTGGAAGACGCTGGCAGATGAAACCGTCTGTGCTGCTGCCCGGACAGCAGCTGGGAGACCCAGCAAACCAACACCACAAGCTCTAGACACACGAGTGTGGATCTATGAAA CTAAAACCATTGATTCGTCAAAGATCGATGCTGTGGACAGAGAGTCTTCTGTGAGCTTGACTGACCCCCCTCTGGCTAACAAGTTCAACAGCACAGTGTCTCCAGCAAAGACCAaacaggcacagctcccagcaaaTGAGG ATCCATCCCACAACCACTCCAAGAAACATGGAAATCGGGGGAAAAACACTGGGGCCAGGCTTGCAG GCACAAACTGGAAGACAGCCATGCTGGTCCTCAGCCCCCTGGCTTTCATACTGGGATTAATAATACTGACACTCAATGTTCACTACAACAA GAAGAAGAAGATCCTCTCTGCTCTGAAGAGCTCTCCCGCCCACAGCAGCCGAGCTGATTTACGGGAGCCGGCCCCTCTGCGCAGAGGGATCCATCCCCAGCCGCGCCTGCCGCCATCCCGCTCCCCCTCACTGAGGCGGGGAGAGATCCTCATCGAGTGGAAAGACGGGACTGTCACTCCTCTTTTTGACAACATCAATTACCAAGTGGACTAG